From the Desmodus rotundus isolate HL8 chromosome Y, HLdesRot8A.1, whole genome shotgun sequence genome, one window contains:
- the LOC112313314 gene encoding glycoprotein Xg isoform X3, translating into METQWGLFWITALGFLIHARGQGDFDLADALDDNAEPTKKPNSDIYPRPKPPYRPQPGNPDSSGNIYPRPKPPPPRPQPGYPDGGGYFSDGDRDDGRYPPRPRPPAGGGGGGGGYRPSHDGYGGGGGGGGYRPGHDGYGSHGNTVAKIVSPIVSVVVVTLVGAAATYFQRNRRRNCFRTNVPENV; encoded by the exons ATGGAAACGCAGTGGGGACTCTTCTGGATCACCGCCCTGGGCTTCCTCATCCACGCCCGAG GGCAAGGCGACTTCGACCTGGCCGACGCTCTTGACGACAACGCAG AGCCCACCAAGAAGCCGAACTCAG ACATCTATCCCAGGCCGAAGCCCCCCTACCGCCCGCAGCCCGGAAACCCCGACAGCAGCGGAA ATATTTACCCAAGGCCAAAGCCACCACCGCCTCGCCCACAGCCTGGCTACCCCGACGGTGGAG GTTACTTCAGTGACGGGGACCGGGACGATGGCCGCTACCCGCCCAGGCCCAGGCCGCCGGCAG GAGGCGGCGGCGGTGGAGGCGGCTACCGCCCCAGTCACGATGGCtacggaggcggcggcggcggaggggGCTACCGCCCCGGTCACGACGGCTACGGATCGCACG GCAACACGGTGGCGAAAATTGTGTCCCCCATCGTCTCGGTAGTGGTGGTGACCCTGGTGGGGGCGGCAGCCACCTACTTCCAGCGCAACCGGAGAAGAAACTGCTTTAGAACCAATG TACCGGAGAACGTCTGA
- the LOC112313314 gene encoding glycoprotein Xg isoform X2, which produces METQWGLFWITALGFLIHARGQGDFDLADALDDNAEPTKKPNSDIYPRPKPPYRPQPGNPDSSGNIYPRPKPPPPRPQPGYPDGGGYFSDGDRDDGRYPPRPRPPAGGGGGGGGYRPSHDGYGGGGGGGGYRPGHDGYGSHGGDSYNTYGNPQGNTVAKIVSPIVSVVVVTLVGAAATYFQRNRRRNCFRTNVPENV; this is translated from the exons ATGGAAACGCAGTGGGGACTCTTCTGGATCACCGCCCTGGGCTTCCTCATCCACGCCCGAG GGCAAGGCGACTTCGACCTGGCCGACGCTCTTGACGACAACGCAG AGCCCACCAAGAAGCCGAACTCAG ACATCTATCCCAGGCCGAAGCCCCCCTACCGCCCGCAGCCCGGAAACCCCGACAGCAGCGGAA ATATTTACCCAAGGCCAAAGCCACCACCGCCTCGCCCACAGCCTGGCTACCCCGACGGTGGAG GTTACTTCAGTGACGGGGACCGGGACGATGGCCGCTACCCGCCCAGGCCCAGGCCGCCGGCAG GAGGCGGCGGCGGTGGAGGCGGCTACCGCCCCAGTCACGATGGCtacggaggcggcggcggcggaggggGCTACCGCCCCGGTCACGACGGCTACGGATCGCACG GTGGAGACAGCTACAACACGTACGGCAACCCGCAAG GCAACACGGTGGCGAAAATTGTGTCCCCCATCGTCTCGGTAGTGGTGGTGACCCTGGTGGGGGCGGCAGCCACCTACTTCCAGCGCAACCGGAGAAGAAACTGCTTTAGAACCAATG TACCGGAGAACGTCTGA
- the LOC112313314 gene encoding glycoprotein Xg isoform X1, producing the protein METQWGLFWITALGFLIHARGQGDFDLADALDDNAEPTKKPNSDIYPRPKPPYRPQPGNPDSSGNIYPRPKPPPPRPQPGYPDGGGYFSDGDRDDGRYPPRPRPPAGGGGGGGGYRPSHDGYGGGGGGGGYRPGHDGYGSHGGGRSRPNSDGYKYGGDSYNTYGNPQGNTVAKIVSPIVSVVVVTLVGAAATYFQRNRRRNCFRTNVPENV; encoded by the exons ATGGAAACGCAGTGGGGACTCTTCTGGATCACCGCCCTGGGCTTCCTCATCCACGCCCGAG GGCAAGGCGACTTCGACCTGGCCGACGCTCTTGACGACAACGCAG AGCCCACCAAGAAGCCGAACTCAG ACATCTATCCCAGGCCGAAGCCCCCCTACCGCCCGCAGCCCGGAAACCCCGACAGCAGCGGAA ATATTTACCCAAGGCCAAAGCCACCACCGCCTCGCCCACAGCCTGGCTACCCCGACGGTGGAG GTTACTTCAGTGACGGGGACCGGGACGATGGCCGCTACCCGCCCAGGCCCAGGCCGCCGGCAG GAGGCGGCGGCGGTGGAGGCGGCTACCGCCCCAGTCACGATGGCtacggaggcggcggcggcggaggggGCTACCGCCCCGGTCACGACGGCTACGGATCGCACG gAGGTGGGCGCTCTAGACCCAACTCCGATGGATATAAGTATG GTGGAGACAGCTACAACACGTACGGCAACCCGCAAG GCAACACGGTGGCGAAAATTGTGTCCCCCATCGTCTCGGTAGTGGTGGTGACCCTGGTGGGGGCGGCAGCCACCTACTTCCAGCGCAACCGGAGAAGAAACTGCTTTAGAACCAATG TACCGGAGAACGTCTGA